A genomic segment from Neobacillus sp. YX16 encodes:
- a CDS encoding gluconate:H+ symporter: MENYLPIIWVALGVALLLFLNMKVKLNSVLSLLISAMFVGIANGLTLPDVIASVKAGFGGTLGSLALIIGFGAVLGKLMVDSGAAQRVATTLLNKFGVKYVEWAILLVGAIFGISVFYEVAFIILAPLVISIAIEAKTPFLRLGITMVAAATMAHSIFPPQPGPVALVDAYGADMGMVYILGLVVVIPSVICAGIILPRLLRNLDRPVPALLKKEKEFTEAEMPGFAISLLVPLTPAIIITAATIINYFIEKGSTIYQIVNFFGSAEISMILAVLVAIYVFGIRVGRTMSDVMKSFSGAIEGIAMIVFIVGSGGAFKQIILDSGVGDTIAAMMQNTSVSPLIMAWFITALLRIATGTGVVSAITAAGIVGPLIHTFDVNPVLMVLATAAGSNTITHVNDASFWLFKEYFGLSIKDTFKTWGLLLFVNSIVGLGIVLLLSLFI, from the coding sequence ATGGAGAATTATTTACCAATTATTTGGGTAGCTCTCGGGGTTGCCTTGCTTCTTTTCTTAAACATGAAAGTGAAATTAAACAGTGTCCTTTCTCTTTTAATATCTGCAATGTTTGTAGGTATTGCAAACGGTCTCACACTTCCAGATGTTATCGCATCGGTTAAAGCAGGCTTTGGAGGAACGCTCGGAAGTCTTGCGCTTATTATCGGTTTTGGCGCTGTACTAGGCAAATTGATGGTTGATTCAGGTGCGGCTCAACGAGTTGCAACAACGCTCTTAAATAAATTTGGTGTAAAATATGTTGAATGGGCCATTTTACTCGTTGGTGCGATCTTCGGGATCTCCGTATTTTATGAAGTAGCCTTTATTATTTTGGCTCCACTTGTGATAAGTATCGCGATTGAAGCCAAAACACCTTTCTTACGACTTGGTATTACAATGGTAGCAGCTGCTACTATGGCGCATAGTATTTTCCCGCCACAGCCTGGTCCGGTAGCGCTTGTAGACGCATACGGTGCCGACATGGGAATGGTTTATATTTTAGGACTTGTGGTTGTAATCCCTTCTGTCATATGTGCTGGTATCATTTTACCAAGATTACTACGTAACCTAGACCGCCCAGTGCCAGCTCTATTGAAAAAAGAAAAAGAATTCACGGAAGCAGAAATGCCAGGGTTTGCTATAAGTTTACTTGTTCCATTAACCCCTGCCATCATCATTACAGCTGCAACGATTATTAATTATTTTATCGAAAAAGGTTCAACTATTTATCAAATCGTTAACTTCTTCGGAAGTGCAGAAATTAGTATGATTCTAGCTGTTTTAGTGGCAATTTATGTGTTTGGTATTCGTGTTGGCCGGACAATGTCAGACGTCATGAAATCATTCTCTGGCGCGATTGAAGGAATTGCAATGATTGTCTTTATCGTAGGTTCTGGTGGTGCTTTCAAACAAATCATCTTAGACTCAGGTGTTGGTGACACGATTGCAGCTATGATGCAAAACACAAGTGTTTCGCCATTAATTATGGCTTGGTTCATCACAGCATTGCTTCGGATTGCCACAGGTACAGGTGTTGTATCAGCCATTACGGCTGCTGGTATCGTTGGTCCACTGATTCATACCTTTGATGTAAACCCTGTATTAATGGTGTTAGCAACAGCTGCAGGAAGCAACACGATTACACACGTGAACGACGCTTCCTTCTGGCTATTCAAAGAATACTTCGGATTATCCATTAAAGACACCTTCAAAACATGGGGCCTTCTCTTGTTCGTAAACTCGATTGTCGGCCTAGGAATTGTTTTACTTCTAAGCTTATTTATATAA
- a CDS encoding helix-turn-helix transcriptional regulator: MSIGKVIYYHRRKQNKTQEQLCQGICSVTHLSKIENNVKEANPKTLQLLCERLHISIEEENKKSELVKHKLDIFYETMERLNQDKAAHFLKELQECKEYVHCTDMIYLYELYMLRYYLLLDDFSTFEKSSQGIHKYLSKFTPFEAYVWNLLQAIYYGKKEQFSQALLFLTKIEEQAEQYQARISEYYYFRSALHGHLCHYSLSIHYAYKAMQVFQQTNNLLRMVHVKMILAVNFIYIGEFEKGKEKLGHTLSDAEMLQDTETKALSLHNLGFLYYKQGKLGESLDYYSQALQHKEKNTASYYITISYLAEALITFSQNEQAAELLSEVLDSFKDQKSPRYIELKILYLEASGAKKTLIQYIIKHGLPIIEHQMNIDRGMKYLQMVASYYEEKQDYASANHYLHICNQYLKNLLTNIGSPVDLKKAAVR; encoded by the coding sequence ATGTCTATTGGAAAAGTGATTTACTATCATCGAAGAAAGCAAAATAAGACGCAAGAACAGCTTTGCCAGGGCATTTGCTCGGTTACCCACTTAAGTAAAATTGAAAATAATGTAAAAGAAGCGAATCCTAAAACGTTACAGCTGCTGTGTGAAAGACTGCATATTTCCATCGAGGAAGAAAACAAAAAGAGCGAGTTAGTAAAGCATAAGCTGGATATTTTTTACGAGACCATGGAGCGGCTGAACCAAGACAAAGCAGCTCATTTTTTAAAAGAACTGCAGGAATGCAAGGAATATGTGCATTGTACCGACATGATTTATTTGTATGAATTATATATGCTGCGTTATTACCTGCTTCTGGATGATTTTTCAACCTTTGAAAAATCATCTCAAGGTATTCATAAATATCTCTCAAAATTTACTCCTTTTGAGGCCTATGTGTGGAATTTGCTTCAAGCCATCTATTATGGAAAAAAGGAACAATTTTCCCAGGCTCTCCTATTCCTGACTAAGATAGAAGAACAGGCAGAGCAATATCAGGCTAGGATATCAGAGTATTATTATTTTCGGTCAGCCTTGCACGGTCATTTATGCCACTATTCTTTATCGATCCATTATGCGTATAAAGCCATGCAGGTTTTTCAGCAGACAAACAATCTATTAAGAATGGTTCATGTCAAAATGATATTAGCTGTTAATTTCATTTATATTGGTGAATTTGAGAAAGGGAAAGAGAAGCTTGGACATACTTTAAGTGATGCAGAGATGCTTCAGGATACGGAAACGAAGGCACTTTCTTTACATAATCTCGGGTTTTTATATTATAAACAAGGGAAACTAGGAGAATCGCTAGACTATTATTCCCAGGCTCTTCAGCACAAAGAAAAGAATACGGCTTCCTATTATATAACCATTTCCTATCTGGCCGAGGCGCTTATTACTTTTTCACAAAATGAGCAGGCTGCTGAACTGTTATCAGAGGTATTAGATTCCTTTAAGGATCAAAAATCCCCTCGCTATATTGAATTAAAAATCCTTTATTTAGAAGCATCTGGTGCTAAGAAAACGCTGATCCAATATATCATTAAACATGGACTGCCTATTATCGAACATCAAATGAATATTGATAGAGGAATGAAATATCTTCAGATGGTCGCTTCCTATTATGAAGAAAAACAGGACTATGCTTCTGCCAACCACTATCTTCATATCTGCAATCAATACCTAAAGAACCTGCTAACGAACATTGGGTCACCCGTTGACCTAAAGAAAGCAGCAGTTCGATAG
- a CDS encoding glycosyltransferase, with protein sequence MPKVMHLNLRVDPTQYIPQIRDIPGYDYIHLVRQPKYMINLPLLNGQVHYLSEIFSPKEYVRKNKIDLLHAHHGQLGQLLLPFKEETSLPLVTSIRGRDATLANQPVGYLDGMKLLFDQGERFFPVCQYLAQQINMWGCPAEKIRVLYGGVDLDLFPYRAPNQNGTQNIISIGRLVEKKGHHILMQSFKKIQAKFPKATLTIIGGGELEEYLKSLASQLNLGTSFRLLNRVPKAMIPELMGQADLFCAPSLTASTGDVEGIPNTIKEAMATGIPVLATNHAGIPEIINHNQEGILVRENDIDHLAQALEYMLLDRSSWDRFSLSARQKVEQNFDQNKQLLLQSKYYDELLGGS encoded by the coding sequence TTGCCAAAAGTTATGCATTTGAACCTAAGAGTTGACCCAACCCAATACATTCCTCAAATTCGTGATATTCCTGGGTATGATTATATTCATTTGGTGCGGCAGCCCAAGTATATGATCAATCTGCCTCTACTCAATGGGCAGGTTCACTACCTGAGTGAAATTTTCTCGCCCAAGGAATATGTGAGAAAAAATAAGATAGACCTCTTACATGCGCACCATGGTCAATTAGGTCAATTACTTCTTCCATTTAAAGAAGAAACCTCTCTTCCGCTCGTAACCAGTATTCGTGGCAGAGATGCAACTCTCGCGAATCAGCCGGTTGGCTATTTAGATGGTATGAAATTGCTTTTTGATCAAGGAGAACGATTTTTCCCTGTATGTCAGTATTTAGCCCAGCAAATTAATATGTGGGGCTGTCCTGCTGAGAAAATCCGAGTACTTTATGGAGGGGTTGACCTCGATTTATTTCCATACAGGGCGCCTAATCAAAATGGTACTCAAAACATAATTTCCATTGGAAGATTAGTAGAAAAGAAAGGCCACCATATCTTAATGCAGTCCTTTAAAAAAATTCAAGCGAAATTCCCAAAAGCTACCCTCACCATCATCGGCGGAGGAGAACTGGAAGAATATCTAAAATCTCTTGCCTCCCAGCTAAATTTAGGTACTTCCTTTCGTCTATTGAATCGTGTTCCGAAAGCTATGATTCCTGAACTAATGGGACAAGCTGATTTATTTTGCGCTCCAAGCTTAACGGCGTCAACTGGTGATGTTGAGGGAATCCCGAATACGATCAAAGAGGCTATGGCCACTGGTATTCCGGTCCTCGCAACCAACCATGCTGGTATTCCAGAGATCATCAACCATAACCAAGAAGGGATATTGGTACGGGAGAACGATATCGATCATCTTGCACAAGCTTTGGAATACATGCTACTGGACAGAAGCTCTTGGGATAGATTTTCTCTTAGTGCCCGTCAAAAGGTAGAACAAAACTTTGACCAGAATAAGCAGCTTCTCCTACAGTCTAAATACTATGATGAATTGTTAGGGGGATCATGA
- a CDS encoding NAD-dependent epimerase, which yields MNILVTGAAGFIGFHLSKRLLAEDYHVIGVDNLNEYYDVRLKKERLRQLQDNKKFTFYKVDLADSESLNQIFESYSIPIVINLAAQAGVRYSLTHPHSYVHSNLVGFVNILEACRHYQVEHLLYASSSSVYGANTKTPFSTQDSVDHPVSIYAATKKSNELMAHTYSHLFNIPTTGLRFFTVYGPWGRPDMAYYSFTKDIIEGNTIQVYNNGDMLRDFTFIDDIVEGIVKLFDHPPIPDSNRNLDPSTSHAPYKIYNIGNNSPVRLMNFIYTLEKLIGKKANIEFLPMQPGDVKETYADITDLQKAAGFSPATPLEIGLDHFVDWYKKYHK from the coding sequence ATGAACATTTTAGTGACAGGAGCAGCAGGTTTTATTGGGTTCCATCTTTCTAAACGTTTGTTAGCTGAAGATTATCATGTAATCGGTGTGGACAACCTAAATGAATATTACGATGTTCGTTTAAAAAAAGAGCGGCTAAGGCAATTACAAGATAACAAGAAGTTTACCTTTTATAAAGTAGATTTGGCTGATTCAGAATCATTAAACCAAATATTTGAGAGTTACTCCATTCCAATTGTGATCAATTTAGCTGCTCAAGCTGGAGTCCGTTATAGTCTTACCCATCCACATTCCTATGTTCATTCCAATTTAGTAGGCTTTGTAAATATTTTAGAGGCATGCAGGCATTATCAAGTGGAGCACTTACTTTACGCGTCGTCTAGTTCTGTATATGGAGCCAATACCAAAACCCCCTTCTCTACCCAAGACTCTGTTGATCATCCGGTTAGTATCTACGCCGCAACGAAAAAGTCAAATGAATTAATGGCCCACACATACAGTCACTTATTTAATATCCCGACTACTGGTCTTCGTTTTTTTACCGTGTATGGACCATGGGGCAGACCGGATATGGCCTATTACTCTTTTACGAAGGATATTATCGAAGGGAATACCATTCAGGTATATAATAATGGGGATATGCTTAGAGACTTCACGTTTATCGATGATATTGTTGAAGGAATCGTCAAATTATTTGATCATCCGCCGATACCCGATTCAAACAGAAACCTTGATCCCAGTACAAGTCATGCTCCCTACAAAATCTATAATATCGGCAACAACAGTCCAGTCAGATTGATGAATTTTATTTACACGTTAGAAAAGTTAATTGGCAAAAAGGCCAACATCGAATTTCTCCCGATGCAGCCTGGAGACGTGAAAGAAACCTATGCAGATATTACTGATTTACAGAAGGCAGCCGGATTCTCCCCCGCTACCCCATTAGAAATAGGATTAGATCATTTCGTAGATTGGTATAAAAAATATCATAAATAA